The Catenulispora sp. MAP5-51 nucleotide sequence CGCCTCGCTGACCCCCGAGTGCTTCAGCACGTTGCGCAGCGCCTCCCGCGCCGCCGCCAGGACCGCGGCCCGGCGCTGCGGGGTCAGCCCGTCGTCGCCGTCCACGCCCTCGGCCGCGTCCAGGCGCATCCGCAGCCCGTCGCGCGCCAGCTCGGCCCCGAGCCCGACCAGTCCCTCGACCAGTCCCTCGTCTCCCTGGTCCACGCCCGGCGTCGCGCGCGCCTCCGAGCGCCGCGACAGCTCCCGCCGCAGCGCGACCGCCTCGGCGTGCGCGATCGCGCGCACCTCCCGCAGCCGCCGTGCCGCGTTGTCCGCGTCGCCCGGCAGGGTCAGCGCGATGGCCTCAAGGGTCTGCAACACCGTGTCGTGCAGCGACCGCCGCACCCCGCTTCGCAGCCGCTCCGCGTCCCGATGCAGCACCACCAACACCCCGGCGGAAATGAGTACCCCCAGAAGTAGAGCCGTGACGTCACCAAGGAACACCGCGGTCACCGCGACCAGGCCGTGCGTCCGTACCGCACCGGCGCCGACGATCATCGCCAGCCGCACCGCGACCCCGA carries:
- a CDS encoding sensor histidine kinase, with amino-acid sequence MVLPAAALVYVGSAGASGSGPVLALCALLVAATAALVFGMTRAVTTRTLLVADTVLAVAGNLAMSTVSAPSARAVEVSWQYFAGCVALWTLVRGVVAGLGAAVLGVAVRLAMIVGAGAVRTHGLVAVTAVFLGDVTALLLGVLISAGVLVVLHRDAERLRSGVRRSLHDTVLQTLEAIALTLPGDADNAARRLREVRAIAHAEAVALRRELSRRSEARATPGVDQGDEGLVEGLVGLGAELARDGLRMRLDAAEGVDGDDGLTPQRRAAVLAAAREALRNVLKHSGVSEALVRVWDEPDGLTLVVRDFGAGFDPAAHQPGFGLSESIAARMAEVGGHAGVGSRVGSGTSVTLWVPVEGDEPC